One Oscillatoria sp. FACHB-1407 genomic window carries:
- a CDS encoding DNA-binding protein, giving the protein MSKSDWVTTGVICQQLGISDKHLWRLRDEKLLRKNHHWKNIARPQAARPTYRWHLKRCEQALEIDPELRGFITQPARPKQP; this is encoded by the coding sequence ATGAGTAAATCTGATTGGGTTACGACTGGTGTTATCTGTCAGCAATTGGGCATCAGTGATAAACATCTGTGGAGATTGCGCGATGAAAAACTGCTACGCAAAAACCACCATTGGAAGAACATCGCCCGCCCCCAAGCGGCAAGACCCACCTATCGATGGCACTTAAAACGCTGCGAACAAGCATTAGAAATCGATCCAGAACTGAGAGGATTTATTACCCAACCTGCAAGACCGAAGCAACCTTAG
- a CDS encoding helix-turn-helix domain-containing protein, with amino-acid sequence MKLRQRIGLTQRQVAQALDIRQSTVSDWERGISIPNLPPSKIKLMLEIYQCSLDELIEAFEDTKKRKKIDRDGDAIDSENN; translated from the coding sequence GTGAAACTTCGGCAGCGTATCGGATTGACTCAAAGGCAAGTAGCACAAGCTTTGGACATACGCCAAAGCACAGTTAGTGATTGGGAAAGGGGTATCAGTATTCCAAACTTACCCCCTTCAAAAATCAAGCTCATGTTGGAGATTTATCAATGCTCGCTGGATGAACTCATTGAGGCGTTTGAGGATACGAAAAAACGTAAAAAAATCGATCGCGATGGAGACGCGATCGATTCTGAGAATAACTAA
- a CDS encoding trypsin-like peptidase domain-containing protein, whose translation MLNLSNDDRKQLRAAIESAYPEPNDLKRFVDEELNKNLATISTAPSHSAVVFDLIKWAIAKGYIDDLILALAKDTQNPDIQRFCVRVLRQHLSLNGLNASDSLTAESLLDLEPTTWDLEVSYEELQSFLPKQFSFEADVGNLRRGLELANSVCKITFADRPPQESGTGVLIAPDLVLTNYHVLSLKEGADLNAIAKSARFEFGYVSPKFDETTRIQTLKAAENDPVPAFSTIDKLDYALLRISPDENCSIEPVPFNASLQLMPKSPLNMLQHPEGDAMKVSLSNNGVVKTNEAKGLVLYVNPTKRGSSGSPCFDHDWRLVALHHKEMATSFGSVREGILFSAIYPQILSVL comes from the coding sequence ATGCTGAATTTGTCGAATGATGATCGAAAGCAGCTTCGTGCGGCAATCGAGTCAGCTTATCCTGAGCCTAATGATCTCAAAAGGTTTGTCGATGAAGAACTTAACAAAAACCTTGCCACCATTTCTACTGCTCCTTCACATAGTGCCGTTGTCTTCGACCTGATCAAGTGGGCGATCGCGAAGGGGTACATTGACGATTTGATTCTGGCACTTGCCAAGGATACGCAAAACCCAGATATCCAACGGTTTTGTGTCCGTGTTTTACGACAGCACTTAAGTCTGAATGGTCTGAATGCCTCTGATAGCTTGACAGCCGAATCGCTATTGGACTTGGAGCCAACAACATGGGATTTAGAGGTTAGTTACGAAGAGTTACAGTCGTTTCTGCCTAAGCAATTCAGTTTTGAAGCGGATGTAGGCAATCTCCGACGAGGTTTAGAACTGGCGAATTCAGTCTGCAAAATTACGTTTGCAGATCGCCCGCCCCAGGAGAGTGGTACAGGTGTGCTGATTGCGCCTGACTTAGTGTTGACGAACTATCACGTTCTTAGCTTGAAAGAAGGCGCTGATTTGAATGCGATCGCCAAATCTGCTCGGTTTGAATTTGGCTACGTTAGTCCTAAGTTCGATGAAACGACCCGCATCCAAACCTTGAAAGCCGCTGAAAATGATCCCGTGCCTGCTTTTAGCACAATTGACAAGCTGGATTACGCTTTATTACGGATCAGCCCCGACGAAAACTGTTCGATTGAGCCTGTTCCATTCAATGCTTCATTACAGCTGATGCCAAAATCGCCCCTCAATATGCTTCAGCATCCTGAAGGAGACGCCATGAAAGTGTCTCTTAGTAATAACGGGGTGGTGAAGACTAATGAGGCGAAAGGTTTAGTACTGTATGTGAACCCTACTAAACGAGGATCGAGTGGCTCGCCGTGTTTTGATCATGATTGGCGGTTAGTGGCATTACATCATAAGGAGATGGCTACCAGTTTCGGTAGTGTGCGTGAAGGAATCTTATTTAGCGCAATCTATCCGCAAATTTTGTCAGTTCTATAG
- a CDS encoding VMAP-C domain-containing protein produces the protein MAIDWDDNTKRKAFREALQGVYPSGAELERFVDEELNVNLATIAEGANLQATAYGLMQWARSKGRLDEVYQAFKSLNSEHPLIKTLEKESFVSPKSNLTQDDWDVLFRQFFPNDLADLQRAFQQGFKKTFGIAFRQMQRQPAPLVELSQIRELLELNDADDKGPVLAVCFVEYAIAELRRSSEGNDRDLTPLEQWRDRISRQYQIPPKPAEPIPKTACHAYLLVALEEIGSDVNVYPELHITGVEKPVGFGAQPTTCPVDKVADQISEWIRQAEDALDPDACDDEEVTLEVFLPCQHLEEDIATTWKIKDKRGDEIALGKHRRFLVRSSDRIRDRQVQIALKRRWLELEACVNANNACDKFHLQENCPQEKGDLRALIKDKGALGLKFVAQLPTDPGKRLNLLYEIIDAAIPIALWSSDMTETDAIALKTEFDHLLTQSRLNNFADLARQWRMRRNESTSAKHIRLLCDRPDRLPKLPDPNQEEDLLVAS, from the coding sequence GTGGCGATCGATTGGGACGACAATACAAAACGCAAAGCATTTCGGGAAGCCTTACAGGGCGTCTATCCGAGTGGTGCGGAATTAGAGAGATTTGTTGATGAAGAATTGAATGTAAACCTCGCGACGATAGCTGAAGGAGCCAACTTGCAAGCTACTGCCTATGGGCTGATGCAGTGGGCACGGTCGAAAGGAAGGCTGGATGAGGTTTATCAAGCATTCAAGAGTCTGAATTCTGAGCATCCACTTATCAAGACATTAGAGAAGGAATCCTTCGTCTCACCAAAATCTAATCTGACGCAAGACGATTGGGATGTACTGTTTAGGCAATTTTTCCCCAATGATCTAGCAGATCTACAAAGAGCTTTCCAGCAAGGTTTCAAGAAAACGTTCGGCATTGCTTTTCGGCAAATGCAGAGGCAACCTGCTCCTCTGGTCGAACTTAGTCAAATTCGTGAACTACTGGAACTCAATGATGCTGACGATAAAGGTCCGGTGCTAGCAGTCTGCTTTGTGGAGTATGCGATCGCAGAACTACGACGCTCCAGTGAAGGTAACGACCGGGATCTAACGCCTCTGGAACAATGGCGCGATCGCATCTCAAGGCAATATCAGATCCCGCCAAAACCTGCTGAGCCTATTCCAAAAACCGCTTGTCATGCTTACTTACTGGTTGCCCTTGAAGAGATTGGTTCTGATGTAAATGTCTATCCCGAATTGCACATCACGGGCGTAGAAAAACCTGTCGGGTTTGGCGCACAACCAACGACGTGCCCAGTGGATAAGGTCGCTGATCAAATCTCTGAGTGGATTCGTCAAGCCGAAGATGCTCTAGACCCGGATGCCTGCGACGATGAAGAGGTGACTCTGGAGGTGTTCCTGCCTTGTCAACACTTAGAAGAAGATATTGCCACGACCTGGAAAATTAAGGATAAGCGAGGAGATGAGATTGCTTTGGGCAAGCATCGCCGATTTTTAGTGCGCTCATCAGACCGCATTCGCGATCGCCAAGTTCAAATTGCTCTTAAGCGTCGATGGTTAGAACTTGAAGCGTGTGTCAACGCGAACAATGCCTGCGATAAGTTTCACCTGCAAGAAAACTGCCCCCAGGAAAAAGGAGATCTCCGGGCTTTAATCAAGGATAAGGGGGCATTGGGTCTCAAGTTTGTGGCTCAATTACCGACCGATCCTGGCAAACGCCTCAACCTGCTCTATGAAATTATTGATGCGGCGATTCCGATTGCTTTATGGTCATCTGATATGACTGAAACAGATGCGATCGCCCTTAAAACTGAATTTGATCATTTGCTGACACAATCGCGCTTAAATAACTTTGCCGACCTCGCTAGACAATGGCGAATGCGACGCAATGAGTCTACATCGGCTAAACACATTAGACTTTTATGTGATCGCCCCGATCGCTTGCCCAAGCTTCCTGACCCAAATCAAGAAGAAGATCTGCTTGTTGCCTCCTAG
- a CDS encoding AAA family ATPase: MSWKYFNGNCNQDQPQGLTKLPERPPWRQFLSRAEVNPAEDEQYWKKLRDLARKDDRSIQRGKSFRVLTDKNGQSEIVDAVNAAIHLRRPLLVTGDPGAGKTSLAYAIAHELQLGPVLTWPITARANLVDAQYRYDAIARLQDAQLDKTKTGDSTDPKTLEKKPEPKEEGDLGDYIQLGPVGTAFLPSLLPRILLIDEIDKSDLNLPNDLLNLFEEGEFEILELVRRKRRQVNTVDPDATVTVRTADKDMEAPIINGRVKCCEFPIIIMTSNGERDFPPAFYRRCLRVKMPNPTPESLLPVVRSHFNTVDQSGWTKTQENLTSLIDEFLDKGNKADRATDQLLNAIYLMTRDESPSEAEMKRLQNLLFKRLSEAD, encoded by the coding sequence ATGTCTTGGAAATACTTCAACGGAAACTGCAATCAAGACCAACCTCAAGGGTTGACTAAGCTACCTGAACGTCCCCCTTGGCGACAATTTTTGTCTAGAGCTGAGGTGAATCCGGCTGAGGATGAGCAGTACTGGAAAAAACTCCGAGATCTCGCCAGAAAAGATGACCGATCGATTCAGCGGGGTAAGAGCTTTCGAGTGCTGACCGATAAAAATGGGCAGTCAGAAATTGTGGATGCGGTGAATGCCGCCATTCATTTGCGGCGACCCCTGTTGGTCACAGGAGATCCAGGGGCAGGCAAAACCTCTCTGGCGTATGCGATCGCCCATGAGTTGCAGCTAGGGCCGGTGCTGACGTGGCCAATCACGGCACGGGCAAACCTGGTGGATGCTCAGTATCGTTATGACGCGATCGCCCGTTTGCAAGATGCTCAACTCGATAAAACCAAAACAGGGGATAGTACTGATCCAAAAACACTCGAAAAAAAGCCAGAGCCGAAGGAAGAAGGCGATCTGGGAGACTACATTCAGCTTGGGCCAGTAGGGACTGCTTTTTTGCCTTCCTTGTTGCCACGAATATTGCTGATCGACGAGATTGACAAAAGCGATTTGAACTTGCCTAACGATCTACTAAACCTCTTTGAAGAAGGGGAGTTTGAAATCCTGGAGCTAGTGCGCCGTAAACGCCGCCAAGTCAATACGGTTGACCCCGATGCCACTGTTACAGTGAGAACTGCCGATAAAGACATGGAAGCCCCTATCATCAATGGGCGAGTGAAGTGCTGTGAGTTTCCCATTATCATCATGACCAGCAACGGGGAACGAGATTTTCCTCCAGCCTTTTACCGTCGCTGTTTGCGGGTAAAGATGCCTAACCCTACGCCAGAGTCTCTATTACCCGTGGTGCGATCGCATTTCAACACCGTCGATCAAAGCGGTTGGACGAAGACTCAAGAGAATCTGACAAGCCTAATTGATGAGTTTTTAGACAAGGGCAACAAGGCAGACCGGGCAACTGACCAGCTCTTGAACGCGATTTACCTGATGACTCGCGATGAAAGCCCCAGTGAGGCGGAAATGAAACGGCTGCAAAATTTGCTATTCAAGCGGTTGAGTGAGGCTGACTGA
- a CDS encoding formylglycine-generating enzyme family protein — MAGSEGAGASPNRVSTLIKLLGEEREFTSVEIAETLWLAMQIEPVAEVVSAQSLSGTVEASATISASLDVISQPDLPPPLPPTPTPRANIAAPTPQAGVLPPQVLPVWLADPAMLTDSLAVIRALKPLLQKAEVGTGKRLDEAATVDNIARTRLWLPILEPKQEPWFDIILVVDRGSSMHIWQRLVKDVVRILRRYGAFRDVQVFDLVVQTDQSTGDPVRLLAKPEHPGHRPSELIDQRGRRIAILLSDCAGAYWWDGTMLPMLQEWGKIMPTVVWQMLPAWMWKRTALGRGTAVAISNDIPGVANQRLKTRVQERDEPEDAHQRIPVPVVTSEVRDLTRWSLMVSGDRRQVTPGFLLPQQGGSVPRSKSMEEIAQDRVQKNLSEDAGSDTDPDAAFNEALETIARERVDRFHDLASPQAQRLIMLLAAAPVITLPVVRLIRDAMLYEAQSPLPVAEVFLSGLLLRLPGQEDRELERVLEEERERVQASLEPQDGLSQDESEREPMPLDRQDLVQYDFAPKVRQVLLEVLPAVDTIDVINSVSAAVERRWNRVSDQDFRAFLMNPNAEVPEGLEGLRSFASVTAEILGQLGGEYASFAQQLRQGAGEGVPPDKPDVSGSTFQELEINFLNDRHLELDEEQFLEDFPDLEPFEFVDAQLEDGSISPFPPPLQTEEFTVITVQTQSDLEPFEFTSARLVSQQTEEQTEWIIQRQQGRAYRLVEPLPDEILLEMVSIPAGTFTMGSPDDEPERYDDESPQHDVTVPSFLMGRYSVTQAQWRAVAQLPQVHLELDPDPSNFKGDDRPVEQVSWRDAVEFCERLSVYTKRAYRLPTEAEWEYACRASPVFLAGPSRAGDAVGEGVNTPFHFGDMITTEVANYNGSSYAEGPTGESRGETTPVDYFGIANAFGLSDMHGNVWEWCQDHWHDNYEGAPTDGRAWLSENDNDSRILRCGSWGNIPRYCRSAYRYSLNPDSRLNYIGFRVCCSSPRTL, encoded by the coding sequence ATGGCTGGGTCAGAGGGAGCCGGGGCATCGCCAAATCGCGTCAGCACATTAATCAAGTTGCTGGGGGAAGAACGCGAATTCACTAGCGTCGAAATTGCCGAGACGCTCTGGTTGGCGATGCAGATTGAGCCAGTGGCTGAAGTTGTCTCTGCTCAATCGTTGTCTGGCACCGTAGAGGCTAGTGCGACGATATCCGCCTCATTAGACGTTATTTCCCAACCAGATTTACCTCCGCCGCTGCCTCCTACACCCACTCCCAGGGCAAATATTGCCGCCCCTACTCCCCAGGCAGGCGTGTTGCCGCCTCAGGTGTTGCCGGTGTGGTTGGCAGATCCGGCCATGTTGACGGATTCTTTAGCGGTGATTCGAGCTTTGAAGCCCTTACTGCAAAAAGCGGAAGTAGGTACCGGCAAACGATTGGATGAAGCTGCCACGGTAGACAACATTGCTCGCACTCGCCTATGGTTACCCATTCTGGAACCGAAACAAGAGCCGTGGTTTGATATCATTCTGGTGGTCGATCGCGGATCATCAATGCACATCTGGCAGCGCCTGGTAAAGGATGTGGTGCGGATTTTACGGCGCTATGGAGCCTTTCGAGATGTGCAGGTGTTTGACCTGGTTGTGCAGACCGATCAGTCTACTGGCGACCCAGTGCGACTTCTTGCCAAACCAGAACATCCTGGTCATCGCCCCAGTGAATTGATTGATCAACGCGGACGACGCATTGCCATTTTGTTGAGTGATTGCGCTGGAGCGTACTGGTGGGATGGGACGATGCTGCCGATGTTGCAAGAGTGGGGCAAAATCATGCCCACGGTGGTGTGGCAGATGCTGCCTGCCTGGATGTGGAAGCGAACTGCTTTAGGACGGGGCACTGCTGTTGCCATTAGTAATGACATTCCTGGTGTGGCAAACCAGCGGTTAAAGACACGAGTGCAAGAGCGCGACGAACCGGAGGATGCTCATCAGCGCATCCCGGTGCCAGTCGTCACTAGCGAGGTACGCGATCTGACTCGTTGGAGTTTGATGGTATCGGGCGATCGCCGCCAAGTGACTCCAGGCTTTTTGCTACCCCAACAGGGTGGCTCGGTGCCCCGATCAAAGAGCATGGAAGAGATTGCCCAGGATCGCGTTCAGAAGAATCTTTCTGAAGACGCAGGCAGCGACACTGACCCGGATGCGGCTTTTAATGAAGCTCTGGAAACCATCGCCCGCGAACGGGTCGATCGCTTTCATGACCTGGCATCTCCCCAGGCGCAACGGTTAATTATGTTACTAGCTGCGGCTCCGGTGATTACGCTACCTGTCGTGCGGTTGATTCGCGATGCCATGCTCTACGAGGCGCAATCTCCGTTGCCAGTGGCGGAGGTGTTTTTGAGCGGATTGTTGCTTCGTCTGCCAGGGCAGGAAGACCGTGAGCTAGAGCGAGTGTTAGAGGAAGAGCGAGAACGGGTACAGGCAAGCTTAGAACCGCAAGATGGGCTATCGCAAGACGAGAGTGAACGAGAGCCAATGCCGCTCGATCGGCAAGATCTTGTTCAGTATGACTTTGCCCCCAAGGTGCGGCAGGTTTTGTTGGAGGTGTTGCCAGCCGTAGACACCATTGATGTTATTAATAGCGTTTCGGCAGCCGTCGAACGCCGCTGGAATCGAGTCTCTGACCAGGACTTCCGAGCCTTCCTGATGAATCCCAACGCGGAAGTGCCGGAAGGTTTAGAGGGGCTGCGATCGTTTGCCAGCGTAACGGCAGAGATTTTGGGACAACTGGGCGGTGAGTATGCCAGCTTTGCCCAGCAGCTTCGCCAGGGGGCAGGCGAGGGGGTACCACCAGACAAGCCAGATGTCTCTGGTTCTACATTTCAGGAACTTGAGATCAACTTTCTTAACGACAGACACCTTGAGTTGGATGAAGAGCAATTTCTGGAAGATTTCCCAGATCTAGAGCCATTCGAGTTTGTCGATGCTCAACTAGAGGATGGCTCCATATCACCTTTCCCCCCACCCCTCCAAACCGAAGAATTTACCGTTATCACGGTTCAAACCCAGTCCGATTTGGAACCCTTTGAGTTCACCAGTGCTCGTCTGGTCAGCCAACAAACCGAAGAGCAAACCGAGTGGATCATTCAACGCCAACAAGGACGCGCCTATCGCCTTGTTGAACCCCTCCCTGATGAAATCCTTTTAGAGATGGTGTCGATTCCCGCTGGCACCTTCACAATGGGTTCCCCAGACGATGAACCAGAGCGCTACGACGACGAATCTCCGCAGCATGATGTCACTGTTCCCTCATTTTTGATGGGGCGTTACTCGGTCACCCAAGCCCAATGGCGAGCCGTCGCTCAATTGCCCCAGGTTCATTTAGAGCTAGACCCCGACCCATCTAACTTTAAGGGCGATGACCGCCCCGTTGAGCAAGTTTCCTGGCGGGATGCGGTCGAGTTTTGTGAACGGCTCTCTGTGTATACAAAACGTGCCTATCGCCTCCCTACCGAAGCGGAATGGGAATATGCCTGTCGGGCATCTCCAGTGTTTTTGGCTGGTCCATCACGGGCAGGTGATGCAGTAGGTGAAGGCGTGAATACGCCCTTCCACTTTGGTGACATGATCACAACCGAGGTCGCCAACTACAATGGCAGTTCCTATGCAGAGGGTCCAACCGGGGAAAGCCGGGGGGAAACGACTCCTGTAGATTACTTTGGCATTGCCAATGCCTTTGGCTTGTCTGACATGCACGGCAATGTCTGGGAATGGTGTCAAGATCACTGGCATGACAATTACGAGGGCGCACCCACGGATGGCAGGGCTTGGTTGAGTGAGAATGATAACGATTCTCGCATCCTACGCTGCGGCTCCTGGGGTAACATTCCGAGGTATTGCCGTTCCGCTTATCGCTACAGCCTCAACCCCGACAGCCGCCTCAACTATATTGGTTTTCGGGTTTGTTGTTCCAGTCCCAGGACTCTTTAG